One genomic window of Camelina sativa cultivar DH55 chromosome 5, Cs, whole genome shotgun sequence includes the following:
- the LOC104787123 gene encoding phosphatidylinositol 3-kinase VPS34-like isoform X1, translated as MGASEFRFFLSCDINSPVTFRIEKLDGNLPVNKSTDSGVVSVAEEKKPELYIECALYIDGAPFGLPMSTRLKTTGPPYCWNELITLSSKYRDLTAHSQLAITVWDMSCGKTEGLIGGATVLLFNSKGQMKSGKQKLRLWQGKEADGSFPTSTPGKVPRHERGELERLEKLMNKYERGQIKSIDWLDRLMLKSLDKIKEQESSKHGSSHLFVVIDFCSFEHRVVFQESGANLFITAPIGSTNEFVTVWDTELGKTNPSENKQLKLARSLDRGIIDRDLKPSNIERKSIQRVLKYPPTRTLSGDERQLLWKFRFSLMSEKRALTKFLRCVEWSDVQEAKQAVQLMHKWEMIDVCDALELLSPLFESEEVRAYAVSVLERADDEELQCYLLQLVQALRFERSDRSCLSQFLVQRALQNIELASFLRWYVAVELHDHVYAKRFYSTYELLEENMIKLPPGVNGEDGFKLWQSLVRQTEVTAQLCSITREVRNVRGNTQKKIEKLRQLLGGLLSELTYFEEPIRSPLTPSVIIKGIVAGESTLFKSQMHPLRLTFRTEDEGSCKIIFKKGDDLRQDQLVVQMVWLMDRLLKLENLDLCLTPYKVLATGHDEGMLEFIPSRSLAQILSEHRSITSYLQKFHPDEHAPFGITATCLDTFIKSCAGYSVITYILGIGDRHLDNLLLTDDGRLFHVDFAFILGRDPKPFPPPMKLCKEMVEAMGGAESQYYTRFKSYCCEAYNILRKSSNLILNLFHLMAGSTIPDIASDPEKGILKLQEKFRLDMDDEACIHFFQDLINESVSALFPQMVETIHRWAQYWR; from the exons ATGGGTGCGAGCGAGTTTCGTTTCTTCCTCTCCTGCGATATCAATTCTCCCGTCACTTTTCGTATCGAGAAGCTTGATGGTAACCTCCCCGTCAACAAATCTACTGATTCGG GAGTTGTCTCAGTAGCAGAGGAGAAAAAACCAGAACTTTACATTGAGTGTGCATTGTATATTGATGGAGCTCCTTTTGGCCTTCCCATGAGTACAag ATTGAAAACTACAGGACCACCATACTGCTGGAACGAACTCATTACTCTCAGTTCTAAATATCGGGACTTGACTGCCCATTCACAACTTGCTATCACt GTATGGGATATGTCGTGTGGTAAAACTGAGGGACTCATTGGTGGGGCGACAGTCCTTCTTTTTAATAGTAAAGGCCAAATGAAATCAGGAAAGCAGAAGCTTAGGCTCTGGCAGGGGAAAGAAGCGGATGGTTCATTCCCAACCTCTACTCCTGGAAAG GTTCCACGGCATGAGCGCGGGGAGCTGGAGCGTTTGGAGAAGCTCATGAATAAGTATGAGAGGGGGCAGATCAAAAGCATTGATTGGCTGGATCGACTTATGTTGAAATCCTTGGATAAGATCAAGGAACAAGAAAGCTCCAAACATGGAAGCTCGCATCTGTTCGTGGTTATTGATTTCTGTAGTTTTGAGCATCGAGTTGTGTTTCAG GAGTCTGGAGCCAATTTGTTCATAACTGCCCCAATTGGTTCAACAAACGAATTTGTTACTGTCTGGGATACAGAACTGGGAAAGACTAATCCTTCAGAGAACAAACAACTTAAGCTGGCAAGGAGCTTGGATCGTGGCATAATTGACAGGGATCTCAAGCCAAGCAATATCGAGCGGAA ATCCATACAAAGAGTTCTGAAATATCCGCCGACAAGGACATTGAGTGGAGATGAAAGACAACTTCTTTGGAAGTTTCGTTTCTCTCTAATGTCTGAAAAGAGAGCTCTAACCAAATTTCTTCGCTGTGTGGAGTGGAGTGATGTTCAG GAAGCAAAGCAAGCAGTTCAACTGATGCACAAATGGGAAATGATAGATGTGTGTGATGCTTTGGAGCTATTGTCTCCTCTATTTGAGAGTGAAGAG GTTCGAGCTTATGCTGTTAGTGTATTGGAAAGAGCTGACGATGAAGAGCTTCAGTGTTACTTGCTTCAACTGGTTCAGGCTCTCCGTTTTGAACGCTCTGATAGATCTTGCCTTTCTCAATTTCTTGTCCAACGGG CATTACAGAATATTGAGTTGGCCAGTTTTCTCCGTTGGTATGTCGCTGTGGAACTTCATGACCATGTCTATGCCAAGCGATTTTACAGCACATATGAGTTACTCGAGGAGAACATGATCAAG CTGCCGCCTGGGGTTAACGGAGAAGATGGTTTCAAATTGTGGCAAAGTTTGGTGCGTCAAACAGAAGTGACTGCTCAGTTATGTTCCATTACACGAGAAGTGAGAAATGTACGTGGAAACACCCAGAAAAAAATTGAGAAGCTCAGGCAGCTTTTAGGTGGACTTCTTAGCGAACTCACCTACTTTGAAGAG CCTATTCGATCACCACTTACCCCTAGTGTTATCATAAAGGGTATTGTGGCAGGAGAATCAACACTCTTTAAAAGTCAAATGCATCCTCTGCGCCTTACTTTCCGAACAGAAGATGAAGGAAGTtgcaaaattatatttaagaagGGAGATGATCTCCGGCAAGACCAACTG GTTGTTCAAATGGTTTGGCTCATGGATAGACTGCTTAAGCTGGAAAATCTTGATCTGTGCCTAACGCCTTATAAGGTGTTAGCAACTGGACACGACGAAGGAATGTTGGAATTCATACCATCCCGTTCTTTGGCTCAG ATCCTCTCAGAGCACCGAAGCATAACAAGTTATCTGCAGAAGTTTCATCCTGATGAGCATGCACCTTTCGGGATAACAGCCACTTGTCTTGATACATTTATAAAAAGCTGTGCTGGCTATTCTGTGATCACATATATACTTGGGATTGGAGACAG ACACCTGGACAACCTCCTCCTTACAGATGATGGTCGTCTTTTCCACGTTGATTTCGCTTTCATTCTCGGTAGAGATCCTAAACCATTCCCTCCACCTATGAAACTCTGCAAAGAGATGGTGGAAGCCATGGGCGGAGCAGAGAG CCAATACTACACAAGGTTCAAATCCTACTGTTGTGAAGCATACAACATTCTCCGGAAATCGAGCAACCTTATTCTGAATCTGTTTCATCTCATGGCGGGTTCTACTATTCCCGATATAGCTTCAGACCCGGAAAAGGGCATTCTCAAA CTCCAAGAAAAGTTTAGGCTTGATATGGACGACGAAGCATGCATCCACTTCTTTCAAGACCTGATAAATGAAAGTGTAAGCGCGCTGTTCCCACAAATGGTTGAAACTATACACAGATGGGCTCAATACTGGCGTTGA
- the LOC104787123 gene encoding phosphatidylinositol 3-kinase VPS34-like isoform X2 has protein sequence MSCGKTEGLIGGATVLLFNSKGQMKSGKQKLRLWQGKEADGSFPTSTPGKVPRHERGELERLEKLMNKYERGQIKSIDWLDRLMLKSLDKIKEQESSKHGSSHLFVVIDFCSFEHRVVFQESGANLFITAPIGSTNEFVTVWDTELGKTNPSENKQLKLARSLDRGIIDRDLKPSNIERKSIQRVLKYPPTRTLSGDERQLLWKFRFSLMSEKRALTKFLRCVEWSDVQEAKQAVQLMHKWEMIDVCDALELLSPLFESEEVRAYAVSVLERADDEELQCYLLQLVQALRFERSDRSCLSQFLVQRALQNIELASFLRWYVAVELHDHVYAKRFYSTYELLEENMIKLPPGVNGEDGFKLWQSLVRQTEVTAQLCSITREVRNVRGNTQKKIEKLRQLLGGLLSELTYFEEPIRSPLTPSVIIKGIVAGESTLFKSQMHPLRLTFRTEDEGSCKIIFKKGDDLRQDQLVVQMVWLMDRLLKLENLDLCLTPYKVLATGHDEGMLEFIPSRSLAQILSEHRSITSYLQKFHPDEHAPFGITATCLDTFIKSCAGYSVITYILGIGDRHLDNLLLTDDGRLFHVDFAFILGRDPKPFPPPMKLCKEMVEAMGGAESQYYTRFKSYCCEAYNILRKSSNLILNLFHLMAGSTIPDIASDPEKGILKLQEKFRLDMDDEACIHFFQDLINESVSALFPQMVETIHRWAQYWR, from the exons ATGTCGTGTGGTAAAACTGAGGGACTCATTGGTGGGGCGACAGTCCTTCTTTTTAATAGTAAAGGCCAAATGAAATCAGGAAAGCAGAAGCTTAGGCTCTGGCAGGGGAAAGAAGCGGATGGTTCATTCCCAACCTCTACTCCTGGAAAG GTTCCACGGCATGAGCGCGGGGAGCTGGAGCGTTTGGAGAAGCTCATGAATAAGTATGAGAGGGGGCAGATCAAAAGCATTGATTGGCTGGATCGACTTATGTTGAAATCCTTGGATAAGATCAAGGAACAAGAAAGCTCCAAACATGGAAGCTCGCATCTGTTCGTGGTTATTGATTTCTGTAGTTTTGAGCATCGAGTTGTGTTTCAG GAGTCTGGAGCCAATTTGTTCATAACTGCCCCAATTGGTTCAACAAACGAATTTGTTACTGTCTGGGATACAGAACTGGGAAAGACTAATCCTTCAGAGAACAAACAACTTAAGCTGGCAAGGAGCTTGGATCGTGGCATAATTGACAGGGATCTCAAGCCAAGCAATATCGAGCGGAA ATCCATACAAAGAGTTCTGAAATATCCGCCGACAAGGACATTGAGTGGAGATGAAAGACAACTTCTTTGGAAGTTTCGTTTCTCTCTAATGTCTGAAAAGAGAGCTCTAACCAAATTTCTTCGCTGTGTGGAGTGGAGTGATGTTCAG GAAGCAAAGCAAGCAGTTCAACTGATGCACAAATGGGAAATGATAGATGTGTGTGATGCTTTGGAGCTATTGTCTCCTCTATTTGAGAGTGAAGAG GTTCGAGCTTATGCTGTTAGTGTATTGGAAAGAGCTGACGATGAAGAGCTTCAGTGTTACTTGCTTCAACTGGTTCAGGCTCTCCGTTTTGAACGCTCTGATAGATCTTGCCTTTCTCAATTTCTTGTCCAACGGG CATTACAGAATATTGAGTTGGCCAGTTTTCTCCGTTGGTATGTCGCTGTGGAACTTCATGACCATGTCTATGCCAAGCGATTTTACAGCACATATGAGTTACTCGAGGAGAACATGATCAAG CTGCCGCCTGGGGTTAACGGAGAAGATGGTTTCAAATTGTGGCAAAGTTTGGTGCGTCAAACAGAAGTGACTGCTCAGTTATGTTCCATTACACGAGAAGTGAGAAATGTACGTGGAAACACCCAGAAAAAAATTGAGAAGCTCAGGCAGCTTTTAGGTGGACTTCTTAGCGAACTCACCTACTTTGAAGAG CCTATTCGATCACCACTTACCCCTAGTGTTATCATAAAGGGTATTGTGGCAGGAGAATCAACACTCTTTAAAAGTCAAATGCATCCTCTGCGCCTTACTTTCCGAACAGAAGATGAAGGAAGTtgcaaaattatatttaagaagGGAGATGATCTCCGGCAAGACCAACTG GTTGTTCAAATGGTTTGGCTCATGGATAGACTGCTTAAGCTGGAAAATCTTGATCTGTGCCTAACGCCTTATAAGGTGTTAGCAACTGGACACGACGAAGGAATGTTGGAATTCATACCATCCCGTTCTTTGGCTCAG ATCCTCTCAGAGCACCGAAGCATAACAAGTTATCTGCAGAAGTTTCATCCTGATGAGCATGCACCTTTCGGGATAACAGCCACTTGTCTTGATACATTTATAAAAAGCTGTGCTGGCTATTCTGTGATCACATATATACTTGGGATTGGAGACAG ACACCTGGACAACCTCCTCCTTACAGATGATGGTCGTCTTTTCCACGTTGATTTCGCTTTCATTCTCGGTAGAGATCCTAAACCATTCCCTCCACCTATGAAACTCTGCAAAGAGATGGTGGAAGCCATGGGCGGAGCAGAGAG CCAATACTACACAAGGTTCAAATCCTACTGTTGTGAAGCATACAACATTCTCCGGAAATCGAGCAACCTTATTCTGAATCTGTTTCATCTCATGGCGGGTTCTACTATTCCCGATATAGCTTCAGACCCGGAAAAGGGCATTCTCAAA CTCCAAGAAAAGTTTAGGCTTGATATGGACGACGAAGCATGCATCCACTTCTTTCAAGACCTGATAAATGAAAGTGTAAGCGCGCTGTTCCCACAAATGGTTGAAACTATACACAGATGGGCTCAATACTGGCGTTGA